A section of the Triplophysa dalaica isolate WHDGS20190420 chromosome 8, ASM1584641v1, whole genome shotgun sequence genome encodes:
- the si:dkey-3d4.3 gene encoding ras guanine nucleotide exchange factor F isoform X1, translating into MNQGSIACLWTALPQHCPAPCDRYKHASCAHRGHVYLLGGREKCSLRDFWKYNVACNTWAELPCHCEEAPEELEEHTMVGHQGFLYVFGGMQDSAYSNSKIPLWVFDTVSECWINWKTGIETVQGTTPANRKGHSAVIFGSCMYVYGGYVDIRGSTKDFWKFNLDYKVWSQLSHVNGGPGPRHGHSAITHQDCMYIYGGLQGLREQKDLWKWSSTSQTWSFIKCFSGPSKLVGHTAVLFKESMLVYGGGETQSSPQNSLWSFNLTTTTWKKLPLLTGSTSPCLVHHCSVGLGPGFQPTAPHSVHSREIPNSHNINNKRRPFKNKCLPTLQENGIELQTLELENSKCSPDFSIALKEAKIKGSCLTFENQEAVSEKWNSGHLAEQKEDAMLLHVPDLLLVLGGKPLQGQHGISVWHMTMA; encoded by the exons ATGAACCAAGGGAGCATTGCTTGTTTGTGGACCGCGTTGCCTCAGCACTGCCCTGCACCATGTGACCGTTACAAGCATGCTTCGTGTGCCCACAGAGGCCATGTCTACTTACTGGGAGGCAGAGAAAAATGCTCACTGAGAGATTTCTGGAAATATAATGTGG CATGTAACACGTGGGCTGAGCTTCCCTGTCATTGCGAGGAGGCACCTGAAGAACTAGAGGAGCATACCATGGTAGGACATCAG GGATTTCTTTACGTCTTTGGGGGAATGCAAGATTCTGCATATAGCAACTCAAAAATACCTCTTTGGGTCTTCGATACAG TAAGTGAATGCTGGATTAACTGGAAAACTGGGATTGAAACGGTACAG GGAACGACACCAGCAAATAGGAAAGGGCATAGCGCAGTCATCTTTGGGTCATGTATGTATGTCTATGGTGGATACGTTGATATTAGAGGGTCAACAAAGGACTTCTGGAAATTTAATTTGG ATTACAAAGTGTGGTCGCAACTTAGCCATGTAAATGGTGGTCCTGGTCCCAGACATGGTCATTCAGCTATTACACACCAGGATTGTATGTACATCTATGGTGGCCTTCAGGGACTGAGAGAACAGAAAGACTTGTGGAAATGGAGTTCTACCAGTCAAACCTGGAGCTTCATCAAATGCTT TTCAGGTCCCTCAAAACTAGTTGGCCACACTGCCGTGTTGTTTAAAGAAAGCATGCTTGTCTATGGTGGAGGAGAAACGCAGAGTTCACCTCAGAATAGTTTGTGGAGTTTTAACCTCACGACAACGACCTGGAAGAAGCTTCCACTCCTAACTGGATCTACCTCTCCATGTCTGGTCCATCACTGCAGCGTTGGTCTAGGTCCTGGTTTTCAGCCAACTGCTCCACACAGTGTCCATTCCAGAGAAATACCCAACTCGCACAACATCAATAACAAGCGAAGACCCTTTAAAAACAAGTGCTTACCCACATTGCAAGAAAACGGCATTGAACTCCAGACTCTCGAACTGGAAAATAGTAAGTGTTCGCCTGATTTTAGTATTGCACTGAAAGAGGCTAAGATAAAAGGCAGCTGTCTCACATTTGAGAACCAGGAGGCTGTCAGTGAGAAATGGAACAGTGGTCACCTGGCAGAACAAAAAGAGGACGCCATGCTTCTCCATGTGCCAGACTTGCTTTTAGTCCTGGGAGGTAAACCTTTACAAGGACAGCATGGGATTTCAGTGTGGCATATGACAATGGCATAA
- the si:dkey-3d4.3 gene encoding ras guanine nucleotide exchange factor F isoform X2, whose amino-acid sequence MNQGSIACLWTALPQHCPAPCDRYKHASCAHRGHVYLLGGREKCSLRDFWKYNVACNTWAELPCHCEEAPEELEEHTMVGHQGFLYVFGGMQDSAYSNSKIPLWVFDTVSECWINWKTGIETGTTPANRKGHSAVIFGSCMYVYGGYVDIRGSTKDFWKFNLDYKVWSQLSHVNGGPGPRHGHSAITHQDCMYIYGGLQGLREQKDLWKWSSTSQTWSFIKCFSGPSKLVGHTAVLFKESMLVYGGGETQSSPQNSLWSFNLTTTTWKKLPLLTGSTSPCLVHHCSVGLGPGFQPTAPHSVHSREIPNSHNINNKRRPFKNKCLPTLQENGIELQTLELENSKCSPDFSIALKEAKIKGSCLTFENQEAVSEKWNSGHLAEQKEDAMLLHVPDLLLVLGGKPLQGQHGISVWHMTMA is encoded by the exons ATGAACCAAGGGAGCATTGCTTGTTTGTGGACCGCGTTGCCTCAGCACTGCCCTGCACCATGTGACCGTTACAAGCATGCTTCGTGTGCCCACAGAGGCCATGTCTACTTACTGGGAGGCAGAGAAAAATGCTCACTGAGAGATTTCTGGAAATATAATGTGG CATGTAACACGTGGGCTGAGCTTCCCTGTCATTGCGAGGAGGCACCTGAAGAACTAGAGGAGCATACCATGGTAGGACATCAG GGATTTCTTTACGTCTTTGGGGGAATGCAAGATTCTGCATATAGCAACTCAAAAATACCTCTTTGGGTCTTCGATACAG TAAGTGAATGCTGGATTAACTGGAAAACTGGGATTGAAACG GGAACGACACCAGCAAATAGGAAAGGGCATAGCGCAGTCATCTTTGGGTCATGTATGTATGTCTATGGTGGATACGTTGATATTAGAGGGTCAACAAAGGACTTCTGGAAATTTAATTTGG ATTACAAAGTGTGGTCGCAACTTAGCCATGTAAATGGTGGTCCTGGTCCCAGACATGGTCATTCAGCTATTACACACCAGGATTGTATGTACATCTATGGTGGCCTTCAGGGACTGAGAGAACAGAAAGACTTGTGGAAATGGAGTTCTACCAGTCAAACCTGGAGCTTCATCAAATGCTT TTCAGGTCCCTCAAAACTAGTTGGCCACACTGCCGTGTTGTTTAAAGAAAGCATGCTTGTCTATGGTGGAGGAGAAACGCAGAGTTCACCTCAGAATAGTTTGTGGAGTTTTAACCTCACGACAACGACCTGGAAGAAGCTTCCACTCCTAACTGGATCTACCTCTCCATGTCTGGTCCATCACTGCAGCGTTGGTCTAGGTCCTGGTTTTCAGCCAACTGCTCCACACAGTGTCCATTCCAGAGAAATACCCAACTCGCACAACATCAATAACAAGCGAAGACCCTTTAAAAACAAGTGCTTACCCACATTGCAAGAAAACGGCATTGAACTCCAGACTCTCGAACTGGAAAATAGTAAGTGTTCGCCTGATTTTAGTATTGCACTGAAAGAGGCTAAGATAAAAGGCAGCTGTCTCACATTTGAGAACCAGGAGGCTGTCAGTGAGAAATGGAACAGTGGTCACCTGGCAGAACAAAAAGAGGACGCCATGCTTCTCCATGTGCCAGACTTGCTTTTAGTCCTGGGAGGTAAACCTTTACAAGGACAGCATGGGATTTCAGTGTGGCATATGACAATGGCATAA
- the inhbb gene encoding inhibin beta B chain yields MSIYIFHVSCLLACMLSAQFTVGTEESQCVSCGLGHRDDSGRMDTDFLEAVKRHILNRLQMRERPNITHPIPKAAMVTALRKLHAGKVREDGRVEIPNLDGHAAYNDVQEETSEIISFAESDDAASSKSGLYFLISNEGNQNLYVLQANLWLYFKLLPGSQEKGLRRKVTVRVRFLEPGGQSLHWPVMEKRVELKRSGWHTFPLSEPVRELLGKGGRRQDLDIHCDGCEATKVLPILVDPNDPSHRPFLVVRAQQADGKHRIRKRGLECDGTNGGLCCRQQFYIDFRLIGWNDWIIAPAGYYGNYCEGSCPAYMAGVPGSASSFHTAVVNQYRMRGISPGSVSSCCIPTKLSTMSMLYFDDEYNIVKRDVPNMIVEECGCA; encoded by the exons ATGagtatttacattttccatGTGAGCTGTTTATTGGCTTGCATGCTCTCGGCTCAGTTTACTGTGGGAACCGAGGAGTCCCAGTGCGTCTCGTGTGGACTCGGGCATCGGGACGATTCGGGCCGAATGGACACGGACTTTCTGGAGGCGGTTAAAAGGCACATATTAAACAGACTGCAGATGAGAGAGAGACCTAATATCACTCATCCCATTCCCAAAGCTGCCATGGTTACGGCGCTGCGCAAACTTCACGCCGGCAAAGTTAGGGAGGACGGGAGGGTTGAGATTCCCAACTTAGATGGACACGCCGCCTACAACGACGTGCAGGAGGAAACATCGGAAATAATCAGTTTCGCCGAGTCAG ATGATGCGGCTTCATCCAAGTCCGGCCTCTACTTCTTGATCTCCAATGAGGGCAATCAGAACCTCTACGTGTTGCAGGCCAATCTGTGGCTCTACTTCAAGCTGTTGCCCGGTTCTCAGGAGAAAGGATTGAGGAGGAAGGTCACGGTGAGGGTGCGTTTCCTTGAGCCCGGCGGGCAGAGTTTGCACTGGCCTGTGATGGAGAAACGTGTGGAGTTGAAGCGCAGCGGCTGGCACACCTTTCCTCTGTCCGAGCCCGTGAGAGAATTGCTGGGCAAAGGGGGTCGACGTCAAGACCTGGACATCCACTGCGATGGTTGCGAGGCCACCAAAGTGCTGCCCATCTTGGTGGACCCGAACGACCCCTCGCACCGACCCTTCCTGGTGGTCCGTGCTCAGCAGGCAGATGGCAAGCACCGCATCCGGAAGCGAGGCCTAGAGTGTGACGGTACCAATGGCGGTTTGTGCTGCAGACAGCAGTTTTACATTGACTTCCGACTGATTGGCTGGAACGACTGGATCATCGCACCCGCAGGGTATTATGGGAACTACTGTGAGGGCAGCTGTCCAGCGTATATGGCAGGTGTTCCGGGGTCCGCCTCCTCTTTCCACACCGCAGTGGTGAACCAGTATCGCATGAGAGGCATAAGTCCTGGATCAGTCAGTTCTTGTTGCATACCCACCAAACTAAGCACCATGTCAATGCTTTACTTCGACGACGAGTACAACATTGTCAAACGTGATGTGCCTAACATGATCGTGGAGGAGTGCGGGTGCGCCTGA